Part of the Edaphobacter lichenicola genome, AGACGGGGTTGGGAGTGCCGTAGAGCTTCGTGAAGCTGTTGGCTGTGACGATGAGTGTGGCCTGGCCGATGGTGAGGGTTCCGTTGGAGTAGACAACGTTATAGTCGCTGAGATTGGTGCCGGTGGCTGCGGGGATGATCGGGTAGGTTCCGATTTGTGAACTAATTGTGGCGGGTGTGCTTTCGGTGACGGTGAAGGTATCGCCGTTGACTGCGCCTACGGTGATGGCGGTGAATGCTGGATTGGCGATCCCATATTCGCGGCTCGCGTTTGCGGCTGTGACTGTGAGGGTAGCCTGGGTGACGGTAAGGACTCCGGGGGTATAGATCACGTTGTAGTCGCTGAGGTTTGTCCCCGTAGCGACAGGCACGATTGGATAAGCGCCGACCGGCGAGGTTGGGGTGGCGGAGGTGGACTCGGTGAAGACAAAGGTATCGCCGTTGACCGCGCCAGTGGATGTTGCCGAGAAGACGGGGTTTGCAGAGCCATAGATGCGGCTGGTGCTTCCCGCTGTAACGGTCAGGGTTGCCTGGCCGATAGTGAGAGTTCCGTTGTTGTATACGACGGTGTAGTTGCTGAGATTTGCCCCGGCGGCCGTGGGAACGATTGGGTAAGTGCCGATGGGCGATGCGGTGGTGGCTGTGGTGGTTTCGGTGTAGGTGAAGGTGTCGCCGTTCTCGACTCCGGTAGCCGAGGCGGTGAAGCTGGGATTAGGAGATCCGTAGGTGCGGTTGGCGTCAGCGGCGGTGACGGTCAGTGTCGCCTTGCCTATGGTGAGGGTTCCGTTGGTGTAAACGATGTTGTAATCGGCGATGTTGGTGCCGGTGGCTGTGGGAACGATCGGATAGGTGCCAACCGGGGACGCTGCGGTTGCAGTGGTTGTTTCGCTGAAGGTGAAGGTGTCACCGTTCTGCGCGCCGGTTGCGGATGCGGAGAACATGGGGTTCGGAGCGCCATAAGTACGGTTCGCATCGGCAGCGGCGACGGCGAGGGTGGCCTGGCCGATGGTGAGAGTTCCATTGTCATAGACAACGTTGTAGTCGCTGAGGTTGGTGCCAGAGGCCAGTGGAACGATAGCGTAAGTTCCTACAGGCGAGGTGGCGGTGGCCGAAGTGCTCTCGGTGAAGGTGAAGGTGTCGCCGTTGACTGCGCCAACCGCAGTAGCAGAGAAGGCCGGGTTAGCAGCGCCGTATGTTCTGCTGGCGCTCGCGGCTGTGACCGTGAGAGTAACTTGAATGACGGTGAGTGTTCCGTTGGCGTAGACGACGTTGTAGTCGGCGAGGTTGGTGCCTGTCGCGGTGGGAACGATCGGATAGGTGCCAACGGGGGACGCTGCGGTTGCGGTGGTTGTTTCGCTGAAGCTAAAGGTGTCGCCATTCTGCGCGCCGCTGGCGGATGCGGAGAAGGCTGGGTTCGCTGCACCGTAGGTACGGCTGGCGTCTGTTGCAGTGACGGTCAGGGTTGCCTTGCCGATGGTGAGAGTTCCGTTGACGTAGGTCACGTTGTAGTCGTTGAGGTTGGTGCCGGTGGCTACGGGGATGATGGCGTAGGTGCCAGGAGCCGACGCTATGGTTGCCGGGGTGCTTTCGGTGAGGGTGAAGGTGTCGCCGTTCTGTGCTCCGATGGCGGATGCGGAGAAGGTTGGATTAGGCGTTCCGTAAGTCCGGTTGGCATCTGCTGCGGTGACGGTCAGGGTTGCCTTGCCGATGGTGAGAGTTCCGTTGTTATATATGACGGTGTAGTTGCTGAGATTTGTCCCGGCGGCCGTGGGAACGATCGGGTACGTGCCTATGGGCGAAGCGGTAGTGGCTGTGGTGGTTTCGGTGTAGGTGAAGGAGTCGCCGTTCTGTGCTCCGGTGGCGGAGGCAGAGAAGGTTGGATTAGGCGTTCCGTAAGTCCGGTTGGCATCTGCTGCGGTGACGGTCAGCGTTGCCTTGCCGATGGTGAGAGTTCCGTTGTTGTATACGACGGTGTAGTTGCTGAGGTTTGCCCCGGCGGCCGTTGGAACGATTGGATAAGTGCCTATGGACGATGCGGTATTGGCTGTGGTGGTTTCGGTGTAGGTGAAGGAGTCGCCGTTCTGTGCTCCGGTGGCGGAGGCAGAGAAGGTTGGATTTGGCGTTCCGTAAGTACGGTTGGCGTCAGTTGCAGTGACGGTCAGGGTTGCCTTGCTGATGGTGAGAGTCCCGTTGACGTAGACCACGTTGTAGTTGCCGAGGTTGGCTCCTGTTGCGACAGGGACGATCGGGTACGTGCCTGCGGGAGAAGCTGGAGTTGCAGAGGTGGTGTCGGTGTAGGTGAAGGTGTCGCCGTTCTGTGCACCGGTTGCGGATGCGGAGAACGTTGGGTTGGGGGCGCCGTAGGCTCGGCTGGCGTCGGCTGCGGTGACGGTGAGTGTGGCCTGGCCGATGGTAAGTGTTCCGTTGACGTAGGTCACGGTATAGTTCGAAAGATTCGCGCCGGATGCAGTGGGGACGATGGGGTAGTTTCCGATTGGCGAGCTGGCAGTTGCGGAGGTGCTCTCTGAGAAGGTGAAGGTGTCGTTGTTCTGTGCGCCGGTTGCGGATGCGGAGAAGGTTGGGTTGGGGGCGCCGTAGGCTCGGGCTGCGTTCGCGGCGGTGATGGTGAGTGTGGCCTGGCCGATGGTAAGTGTTCCGTTGACGTAGGTCACGGTATAGTTCGAAAGATTCGCGCCGGATGCAGTGGGGACGATGGGGTAGNNNNNNNNNNNNNNNNNNNNNNNNNNNNNNNNNNNNNNNNNNNNNNNNNNNNNNNNNNNNNNNNNNNNNNNNNNNNNNNNNNNNNNNNNNNNNNCAGTTGCGGAGGTGCTCTCTGAGAAGGTGAAGGTGTCGTTGTTCTGTGCGCCGGTTGCGGATGCGGAGAAGGTTGGGTTGGGGGCGCCGTAGGCTCGGGATGCGTTCGCGGCGGTGACGGTCAGTGTTGCCTGGCCGATGGTAAGCGTTCCGTTGACGTAGACGACATTGTAGTTCGCAATGTTCGTTCCTGTTGCGACAGGGATGATGGGATAGGTCCCAACGGGGGAGGAGTTTGTGGCGGGAGTGCTTTCGGTGAAGGTGAAGGTGTCGCCGCTGGCTGCGCCGGCTGCGGATGCGGAGAACGTCGGGTTTGCGGCACCGAAGGCGCGACTGGCGTCGGCTGCGGTGACGGTGAGTGTGGCCTGAGTGATGGTGAGGGTTCCATTGACGTAGACCACGTTGTAGTCGGAGAGATTGGCTCCGCTGGCGACGGGGACGATCGAGTAGGTTCCAGTTGGCGAAGAGGGTGTGGCAGAGGTGGTTTCGGTGAAGGTGAAGGTGTCGCTGTTCTGCGCGCCGCTGGCGGATGCGGAGAAGGTTGGGTTGGGGGCACCGTAAGCTCGGGTTGCGTTCGCGGCGGTGACGGTCAGGGTCACTTTGCCGATAGTTAAGGTTCCATTGGTGACGTTGACGGTGTAGTTCGACAGTGCGGTACCGGTTGGAGTAGGAACAATGGGGTAGGTTCCCGCGGGAGAGCTGGTT contains:
- a CDS encoding beta strand repeat-containing protein; this translates as YPIVPTASGANLSNYTVTYVNGTLTIGQATLTITAANAARAYGAPNPTFSASATGAQNNDTFTFSESTSATASSPIGNYPIVPTASGANLSNYTVTYVNGTLTIGQATLTVTAADASRAYGAPNPTFSASATGAQNGDTFTYTDTTSATPASPAGTYPIVPVATGANLGNYNVVYVNGTLTISKATLTVTATDANRTYGTPNPTFSASATGAQNGDSFTYTETTTANTASSIGTYPIVPTAAGANLSNYTVVYNNGTLTIGKATLTVTAADANRTYGTPNPTFSASATGAQNGDSFTYTETTTATTASPIGTYPIVPTAAGTNLSNYTVIYNNGTLTIGKATLTVTAADANRTYGTPNPTFSASAIGAQNGDTFTLTESTPATIASAPGTYAIIPVATGTNLNDYNVTYVNGTLTIGKATLTVTATDASRTYGAANPAFSASASGAQNGDTFSFSETTTATAASPVGTYPIVPTATGTNLADYNVVYANGTLTVIQVTLTVTAASASRTYGAANPAFSATAVGAVNGDTFTFTESTSATATSPVGTYAIVPLASGTNLSDYNVVYDNGTLTIGQATLAVAAADANRTYGAPNPMFSASATGAQNGDTFTFSETTTATAASPVGTYPIVPTATGTNIADYNIVYTNGTLTIGKATLTVTAADANRTYGSPNPSFTASATGVENGDTFTYTETTTATTASPIGTYPIVPTAAGANLSNYTVVYNNGTLTIGQATLTVTAGSTSRIYGSANPVFSATSTGAVNGDTFVFTESTSATPTSPVGAYPIVPVATGTNLSDYNVIYTPGVLTVTQATLTVTAANASREYGIANPAFTAITVGAVNGDTFTVTESTPATISSQIGTYPIIPAATGTNLSDYNVVYSNGTLTIGQATLIVTANSFTKLYGTPNPVFTGTITGALDGDTFTEIFSNSASTLSQPGQYPIIPAATGTNVTDYLQTVQNGMMTITKAPAITTLSLSTTSTVFALPVTFTANVASTTSGTPTGTVTFFDNGNPVNTATLSSSDVATFSTTSLSVGVHTITAVYSGDTDFSSSTASAASGANTINVAPLDFTIVLTSAQTVEGTYGTTRLYTFHVSPTGGYYPGVINLSASPTGPILATYTFSPSTIAQYAGPTDITLTVATRKLASLESPQDRSRRLSHIALGLFLLPLLGLRYSRRSSRKLTRLIIHSLLILSSLGAIGTLTGCGSGYFDRTYPIVVTANSNGIQHTVSVDYHINQSPQ
- a CDS encoding MBG domain-containing protein, whose protein sequence is VTANNATRAYGTPDPTFTDALSGLVNGDTLASAVTGSASITATDTPTSQAGTTYPITATLGTLAAKNYTFAFAPGTLTITQATTSSYTITWKSQSAVYGTALGSPTLTATSSIAGSFSYSPAGVLQVGPAVAVIATFTPTDTTDYPSQSATANITITPAVLTVTANNATRAYGSANPTFTGTITGAVNGDTFTDSFSTTATTSSPAGTYPIVPTPTGTALSNYTVNVTNGTLTIGKVTLTVTAANATRAYGAPNPTFSASASGAQNSDTFTFTETTSATPSSPTGTYSIVPVASGANLSDYNVVYVNGTLTITQATLTVTAADASRAFGAANPTFSASAAGAASGDTFTFTESTPATNSSPVGTYPIIPVATGTNIANYNVVYVNGTLTIGQATLTVTAANASRAYGAPNPTFSASATGAQNNDTFTFSESTSAT